In the genome of Lysobacter sp. BMK333-48F3, the window AGCCCGCCCGGTCGTCGCATCGGTCCGGACTGAGGCGCGCCGGCGAGACCGCCGCCGCCGGCGAAACCGGCCGGCCTGCGCAGAACCCGCGCCGGCGCGTGGATTTGCCGCCGGCGCCTGCCTAGACTGGCCGCATGCACGTCTCCCTGCTCGCCGAACGCAGCATCGCCGCGGCGCCCGCCGCGGTCTACGCGCTGGTGCTCGACGGCAACCGCTTCGCGCCGCTGTTCCAAGGCCACGGCCCGATTCCCGGCCTGGATCGGATCCAGCCGCTGGGCCCGGTCGGGGTCGGCGCGGTACGCGAAGTGCGCGACCTGCGCGGTGCGGTCCTGCACGAGCGCATCACCGCGCTGGAGCCGTCCGAGCGCCACGCCTACACCTTGTACGACCTGCCCGCGCCGCTGTCGTGGCTGGCGCGCGAGGGCCGCGCCGAATGGCGCTTCCAGGCCATGGCCGACGATCCGGGCGCGACCCGGGTCAGCTGGCGCTACGACTTCGAACTGACCGGCCCCTGGGCCTGGCCGCTGGCCTGGCCGGTGCTGCGCGGGGCGATGCAGCCGGCGATGCGCGGCTGCCTGGAACGCATCGCCCAGGCTCTGGAGCAGGCCTGGCGCGCGGAGCGGCGTTGATGGAAGAGTGGATCCTGCTCGGCCTGGCGCCGGTGTTCCTGATCCTGATCGCGGTCGAAGCCTGGTACTGGCGCCGGCGCGCGCCGGAGCGCTACAGCCTGCGCGACACCGCCTCCAACGCGGCCCTGGCGCTGATGCACCAGGCCAGCGACGCGATCGCCTGGCTGCTGGTGATCGGCCTGTATTACGCGGTCTACGCGCACCGCCTGTTCGACCTGCCACCGGCCTCGCCGTGGACCGTGGCCGCGCTGTTCGTGGCCCAGGATTTCTTCTACTACTGGTTCCATCGCGCCAGCCACCGCATCCGCTGGCTGTGGGCCTCGCACGTCACCCACCATTCCTCCGAGCGGCTCAACCTGTCGACCGCGTTCCGGCAGAGCCTGACCTATCCGATCTCCGGCATGTGGCTGTTCTGGCTGCCGCTGGCCTGGATCGGCTTCGAGCCGCGCCACATCGTCGCGGTGGTGGCGATCAACCTGGCGTTCCAGTTCTTCGTCCACACCCAGGCGGTGGGCAAGCTGGGCTGGCTGGAAAAGGTGTTCAACACCCCCTCGCACCATCGCGTCCACCACGCCCGCAACCCGCAGTACATCGACCGCAACTTCGCCGGCGTGCTGATCGTCTGGGACAAGCTGTTCGGCACCTACACCGAAGAGAACGACGCGGTGCCCTGCGAGTACGGCATCGTCGGCCAGGTTCGCGGGCACAATCCGATCCGGCTGACCTTCCACGAATGGATCGCGATGTTCGGCGATGCCTGGCGCGCGCGCGGCCTGCGCGGCGCGCTGGGGCAGTTGTTCGGCCCGCCGGAGCGCTCGCACTCGCATTTGCGCGCCGGCGCCGCGATCGCGGACGCGCCGGCTCAAGTCTTGGGCGAAAGCCCGAAGTAGGCGTAAGCCGCCGACACCGCCAGCCCCAGCCAGGCCTGGCCGTGGGTGGTCAGCGCCGGCAGTTCCTTCGGGTGGTACAGGCCGACCAGGAACGCGCACAAGCCGGCGCCGATCCAGACCAGCACGTACAGCACCGACACCACGGTCACCGCGCGGGTGGCGTTGCTCGAGGCGCCGGCGTCGAGCACGCGCGCACCGGGCGCTTCGCCGGGCTTGGCCAGGGCCAGCTCGGCGATCACCAGCGCCGACACCAGGCCGCCGATCACCGACAAGGCCTGGGCCATGCCGTCGTTGAAGTAGCTCAGGGGATACAGCGTGCAGCCGGGGCCGGACACGCAGTCCACCACCCGCACCGCGACGCTGATCAGGTGAACGTAGACGCCCAGCAGGATCACCGAAACCAGACCGCCGAACAGACTTTTCATGCGCCCCCCCGGACCGCTCGCGCCGTTGCGGCAAGAGCGGCGCCGTCGCGGCGCGCGTCGTCGCCGGCGCGGCCTGGCGCCGCGCCGTACCCCTGCCCTGCCTGAGTCAACGCGGCGCCGGCCCGGCGCAGGCCAGCGGCCGGCTCAGTCGTGGGTCTCGCCCGACAGCGGCGTGGCGCGCATCGAATCGCGCCGTTCGAAGGCGTCGAACCAGGCGCTCAGGCGCGGCCGGCCGGCGCGGAAACCGGGCAGTTCGCGGAATTCCAGCCAGCTCAGCGCGGTCGCTATCGCTACGTGGCCTACATGCAGCGGCGCCGCGTCGTCGAGCTCGCGCTCCAGCCAGTCGTAGCTTTCGATCAGCTTTTGGGCGTAGCCCTCGCCCAAGGCCGGGTAGCGCAGCGGCTCGGGCCGGCGCACGGTTTCCCAGCGCACCTTGATGCCGAAGTCGGCCAGGCCCTGGGCGAGCGCTTGCAGGCGCAAGGCGTGCCAGCGCGCTTCGCCCTCGGCCGGAATCAGCTTGCGGCCGCCGTGCAAGGTGTCGAGATAGGCGCAGATGATGTCCGAGTCGAAGATCGGCGCCTGCCCGGGGCGCAGCAGCACCGGCACCTTACCCAGCGGGTTCTGCGCATACACCGCTTCGTTGCGCAGGGTCGGGCTGGTCTCGTGGTGGATCACTTCGATCCGCTCGGCCAGGCCGGCCTCGTAGGCGAACACCAGCGCCTTGCGCGCGTAGGGGGAATGAGTCTGGTAGAGCAGTTGCATCGGGGGTCTCCACGACAGTAACAAGCAAAGGACCGCGGCTCAGGCCGCGGCGGCGGCCTGCGCTCGTGCAGGCCGCCGCGCATCGGCATCCGCCGCATCGTGCAGCACCTGGGCCAGCGCCGCGGTCAGCCGGCGCGCGGTCGGCAGGTGCAGGAACTCGTTCGGCCCGTGCGCGTTCGATTGCGGCCCGAGCACGCCGGTAACCAGGAACTGCGCCTGCGGATAGCGTGCGCCGAGCATCGACAGGAACGGGATCCCGCCGCCTCCGCCGATCAGCGCCGGCGGCTGCGCGAACGCCTCCCGCGAGGCGCGTTCCAGGCTGGCCTGCAGCCACGGCGCGGTCTGCGGCGCATGCCAGCCGGGACTGAGCAGATCGAGCGAGAACTCCAACTCCGCAGCGTACGGCGGATCGGCCAGCAACAAGGCCTGCAACCGTTGCCCGGCTTGCACCGGGTCGACCGTCGGCGGCAGGCGCAGGCTCAGTTTGAGTCGCAGCGACGGCTGCATCACCGCGGCCGCCGCGGCGACCGCGGGCAAGCCGTCCAAACCGGTCACAGCCAACTGCGCGCGCCAGGCGCGGTTGAGCGCGAGTTCGCCGGTTTGGTCCGCGGCCGCGCGCACGCCGGGGCGGAACGGGAAGCCGTCCAACAGCTCCGTTCCCAGAGCCTGCGCCGCCGCTTCGGCCTCGCGTCGCCGCTGCGGCGGAATCTGCGCCTGGAAATCGGCGATCACCTCGCCGCTGTGCGGGTCTTCGATCCGCGACAGCAACTGCCGGGCGATGCGGAAGCTCGACGGCACGATCCCGCAGGCGTCGCCGGAATGCACGCCTTCCTCGAGCACGCGGATGCTCAAGGTGCCGGCGACCTGGCCGCGCAGCGAGGTGGTGGTCCACAGTTGCCGGTAATTGCCGCAACCGGCGTCGAGGGCGACGATCAACCCCGGCGCGCCGAGCCGCGGCGCCAACGCCTCGATGTAGGCCGGCAGGTCGACGCTGCCGGATTCTTCGCTGGCCTCGATCAGGATCAGGCAGCGCGGATGCGCCAGGCCTTGCGCGCGCAGGCCGAGCAAAGCGGCGACCGCCGCGAACAGCGCATAGCCGTCGTCGGCGCCGCCGCGCCCGTACAGGCGCTCGTCCTCGAACACCGGCGTCCAGGCCGCGCGGCCGGGCGCCCAGCCGTCCATCGGCGGCTGCTTGTCGAGGTGGCCGTAGATCAGCACCGGCGCGGCCTCGTCGCCGGGCACGTCGATCAGGATCAGCGGCGTGCGCCCGGGCAGGCGCAGCGTGTCCACGCGCGCGCCTTCGACCGCGGCCAGTTGCCGCTGCGCCCATTGCGTCATCAGCGTCGCGGCCGCCTCCATGTGGCCGCTGCGCTGCCAGTCCGGATCGAACGCCGGCGATTGGCAGGGAATGGCGATGTAGTCGCACAGCGCCGGCAGGATCTGCGCCTGCCAGTAGCCGTCGACGAAACGCTGCAGTGCCGTAAAGTCCATGACGTCGCCTCGGGAAGAGGCGAAAATCCTAGCCGCGCGCCGGCGCGCTTTCGCCGCGATCGGCCGCCGCCCGGCGCGGATTTTCCGCGTCGCGCCGCCCTAAGATGCCCGGACCATGAAACTCGACCGATTCGACCGCCAATTGCTCAACCTGGTGCAGGAAGACGCCGGCCAGACCGCCGACCGTCTGGCCGAGCAGGTCGCGTTGTCGCCGTCGGCGATCCAGCGCCGGCTGCGCAAGCTGCGCGAACAGGGCGTGATCCAGCGCGACACCGTCGTGCTCGACCCCAAGCAGGTCGGCAAACCGACCTTCTTCATCGTCGCCCTGCAGGTCGAACGCGAGCGCCCCGAGCTGCTGGCGCAACTGCGCAAGTGGCTGACCGCGCAAGCCCAGGTGCAGCAGGTGTTCTACGTCACCGGCGAGGCCGACTTCGTCCTGGTGGTGACCGCGCCCGATACCGAAAGCTACGACGCGCTGATGCTGCGCATGGTCGCCGACAACCCCAACATCAAGCGCTTCACCACCAACGTCGCGCTGAGCCTGGTCAAGCGCGGGCTGACCATCCCGGTCGCGCCGGACGAAGACGACTGAGCGCGGCGCGGCCGCGCGGTACGCCGGCCGCGCGCGTTTTTCCCGCGCGCAGCGGCGGCGAACGCGGCGCAAGCGCGCGGCCCGGCGCCGACACTGTCGGCATGAACGATCATTGGCTCGACGATCCGGCCGCGCTATGGCCCGACTACCGCCCCACGCCCTTGTTGGACCTGCCCGCGCTGGCCCACCGCCTGGGCGTGGCGCGAGTGCTGGCCAAGGCCGAGAACGAGCGTCCGCTCGGCAACTTCAAGGCGCTCGGCGGCCTGACCGCCGGCCTGCGCGCGCTGGCGCGCGCTACCGGCGCGACCGATCCGGACGATCTGCGCCGTCGCTGCCGCCAGGCGCCGCCGCGGCTGTTGTGCGCCAGCGACGGCAATCACGGCCTGGCCGTGACCGCCGCGGCCCAGCGCGCGCAAGCGCGGGCCAGGGTGTATCTGCCGGCGGCGGTGAGCGCGGCGCGCGCGCAACGCATCGCCGCGCTCGGCGGCGAGGTCGTGCGGGTCGGCGGCAGCTACGACGACGCGGTGCTGGCCGCGCGCGCCGCGGCCGGACGCGGCGAGGGGCTGCTGATCGCCGATACGTCCGACGACCGCGACGACCCGGTGGTCGCCGACGTCATGGCCGGCTACGGCCTGATCGCACGCGAGTTGCGCGCTCAATTGCCGACCGAAGCGCGCGACCGGCCCAGCCATGTGTTCGTCCAGGCCGGCGTCGGCGGCCTCGCCGCCGCGTTGGCCGACGGCCTGCACGGCACGTTGCAGGCCACGGCGCGGATCGTCGTGGTCGAGCCGGCGAGCGCGGCCTGCGTGATGCGCGCCCTGGCCGCGGCGCGGCCGGTGCGGTTGCCGGGGGAGCTGGCGACCGTCGCCGAAATGCTGTCCTGCGGCTTGGTCTCCAGCCCGGCCCTGGCGGTGCTGGCGCGCCATCGCGCCGCGGCGCTGACCGTCGACGAAGACGAACTGCTCGCGGCGCCGCAGCGCCTGCGCGAACACGGCGGGCCGGCGAGCACGCCGTCCGGCGGCGCGGGCCTGGCCGGCTTGTGGCGCGCCGCGGCCGATCCGGCGCTGCGCGAGCGCCATGCGCTCGACGCGCATAGCGTGGTGCTGCTGACGATCACCGAAGGCGCGGCGCCGGCCTGACGCCGCGATCTACGCCGGCTCGCCCAGGCATTCGATCAGGAACTCGACCGTCGCGCGCACGCCCGGCAACTGGCCGCGCCGGTGCGGCATCACCAGGGTCGTGGTCACCCGGCCCGCATGCCAGTCCGGCAACACCCGGCGCAGGCGGCCGTCGCCGAGTTCGGCGCGGCAGATCTTCGCCGGCAGGCAGGTCAGGCCCAGGCCGGCGACCGCGGCCGCGGTCAGCACCCGGCCCTCGTTGGCGGTCAAGCGCGGCTGCGGTTCGACCTGCACCGTAGTGCCGGCGGCGTCGCTCAGGGTCCAGACGCTACGCGCCGACTGGCCGGTCATCAGCGCGTCGTGCCCGGCCAGTTCCTGCGGCGTGCGCGGTTCGCCGCGTTCGGCCAGATACCCGGGCGCGGCGACCACGACGATGTCCTCGACCGAGGCCTGGCGCTGGATCAGGCCCGAATCCGGCAGCGGCGCGAAATGGCTGCGCACGGCGATGTCGTAGCCGTCCTGGACCACGTCGACCATCCGGTCGCTGACGTCCAGCTGCAGGTGCAGGCGCGGATAGCGCCGCGCCAACTCCGGCAGATGCGGCGCCAGGTACTCCTGCGCGACCGGCACGTTGCAGGTCATCCGCACCCGTCCGCTGGGCTCGGCGGCGCGGCGCCGGACCAGGTTCTCCGCCGCCTCGGTTTCGATCAGCGCCGCGCGCGCGTGCTCGTGGAAAGCCTGGCCGGTGTCGGTGAGGACGAAGCTGCGCGAGGTGCGATGGATCAGGCGCACGCCCAATTCTTGTTCGAGCGCGGCCACGCGCTTGCTGACCGTGGACTTGGGCACGCCGAGCCGGCGCGAGGCCGCGGCGAAACCGCCGTGTTCGACCGCGGTGGCGAACAGGACCAGATCGTTGAGGTTGAGCATGCCGGCAAAGTACACATATGTGGACTTTGAGTCCATTTTTTGCCGACTACACGGCCAAAGTCCACGCGCCTACAGTGAGCTCACCCCGCAACGACGGGCCCGAACCCCCTCACTGGAGAGTCCCAATGTCCGCTGCCAAGACCGCTACCTCGACCGCTGCCGCTCCGATCCTGTTCTACGGCGTCCCGTCCGGCTGTTCGTTCGGCTCCATCGTCGCCCTGGAATGGGCCGGCCAGCCTTACCGCCTGGCCCGGGTCGAAATGCCCGAACAGATCCACACCACGGCGTTCAAGGCCCTCAACCCGGTCGGCGAGACCCCGGTGCTGGTCAGCGACCGCGGCGACGTGGTCACCGAGAGCATGGCCATCCTCAACCACATCGGCGCGCGGGCGATCGAACGCGGCATCGCCTTCGCCCAGGGCACGCCGCAGTTCGACGAACTCAACCGGATGCTGGCCTTCCTCAACACCACCTTCTTCGGTTCGTTCTCGTCGCTGTGGCACGTGCTGGAACACGAAGTCGACGAGGCCTCGCACGAGGCCCTGGTCGAGTACGGCCGCGGCCGGGTGGTGCAGGCCCACGCCAAGCTGGAGACCATGCTCGGCGACAAGCGCTGGCTGCTCGGCGACCGCCCGACCCTGGCCGACGCCTACTTCGCCGGCATCGCCCGCTGGACCAAGTACCACAGCGTCGTCGACCGCCGCGATTACCCGAACCTGCAGCGCCTGTTCGATCAGCTCGAAGCCGATTCGGCGGTGATCTTCGCCCACGCCATCGAACAGCAGCGCCCGGCGATCAGCGCCGGCGGCTTCCAGGGCGAGGTCGCGCTGGAAGAGGCGATCGCGGACTACCGCCTGGCGGCGTAAGCGGTGCGGGGGGATGGGCTGGAGCACAAGCAAAGCAAAAGCAAATCCCCCCTGCCCCCCCTTTTTCAAAGGGGGGATGCTTCGGGAGAGTTGCTCGATACTCGATCGGCGACGCTTCGGAAGGCCTGCCGCACAAGGCCTGCCGCACTTCGCCGTCGAAACGGCAACCGCTAAACGCGCACTCAGGGGCCTTACCTTTCTCCGATGACGCAGCGGCTGTTGCCCCCTTTGAAAAAGGGGGCGGCGACCGCGCAGCGGTCGCGGGGGATTTGCTGTTGCTGTTGCTGTTGTTGTTATGGCCGTGGCGCGACTGTCGCCCCCGCAGCGCCTCAGGCCTGCGCTTCCGCCCGCACCAACGGCCGTCGCGCGCGCGGACGGCTCGGCCAGGCGTGGCGCAGGATCCGCCACACCACTTCGCCGAACTGCCGCGGCAGCGAGCCGGTGTCGTAATGCTGACCGTAGCGGCCGCAGATTTCGCGCACTTCCACCGCCATCGCCGCGTAACGCCAGGCGGGAATGTCCGGATAGAAATGGTGTTCGATCTGATGGCTCAGATTGCCGGTCATCAGGTCCATCCACTTGCCGCCGCTAAGGTTCGACGAACCGCGCAACTGGCGCAGATACCAATGCCCGCGCGACTCGTTGCGCACCGACTCCTTCGGGAACACTTCGGCGTCGATGGTGAAGTGGCCGCAGAAGATCACCGTATAGGTCCACACGTTGCGGATCAGGTTGGCGACCAGATTGCCCAGCAGCACCGGCAGGAAGAACGGCCCGGCCAGCAGCGGGAACAACACGTAGTCCTTCAACAGCTGCTTGCCCATTTTGCGCCCGACCGGCACGAACTTGCGCCACATCGCCCGATGCTTGGTCTTGCCGGTCAGCCAGCGGCCCAGGCGCAGATCCTGTATCGCCACGCCCCACTCGAACAGCAGCGCGAACACCACCGCGATCACCGGCTGGGCGAGGAAGAACGGCTTCCAGCGCTGCTCCGGGAACAGACGCAGCAGGCCGTAGCCGATGTCGTCGTCCATGCCGCGCACGTTGGTCCAGGTGTGGTGCTGGTAGTTGTGGGTTTTGCGCCAGTTGTCGCCGGTGGCGACGATGTCCCACTCGTAGGTCTTGCCGTCCAGGTGCGGGTCGCGCATCCAGTCGTACTGGCCGTGCATGACGTTGTGGCCGACCTCCATGTTCTCCAGGATCTTCGACAGCGCCAGCGACAGCGTGCCCAACACCGCGGCGGTCCACAGCAGCCAGGTCAGGCCGAACGCCAGGCCGGCGGCGGCGACGAACAGCAGCAGCCGCCCGCCCAGGCCGAACCAGCGCACTGCCGCGACCACGCGCCGGATGTAGGCGGCGTCGATGCGGCCGACCTGGGCCAGGGTGCGCGCGCGCAGCGCGTCGAGTTCTTCGCCGAAGCGGTCGAGTTCCTGCGCGCCCAGCGCGCGGTTGCGTGGTTTGGCGGTCATGGTCGGTACGGGTCGAATTACAGGTCGAGAACGAGATCGCTGCTGGCGGCGTTGACGCACAGGCGCAGCGCGGACGCCGGTTCGCTGTGGACGTCGCCGGTATGCAGATGGCGGGTGATGCCGGAGGCCTTGCCGCAGGCGCAGGTATTGCACAGCCCCATGCGGCAGCCGGACGCCAGCGACAGGCCCTGCGCTTCCAGCGCGCTCAGCAGGGACTGGCCGCGCGGCAGTTGCAGGCGGCGGCCGCTGCGCGCCAGTTCGACTTCGACCATGCCGGTCTCGTCGTCGCTGCGCGGCGGCGGAGTGAAGGCTTCGGCGGCGAAGCCGGCGGCGCGGGTTTCGGCCAGTTCGCGCGCGGCGGCGACGAAACCGCCGGGACCGCAGGCGTAGATGCGCCGCTGCGTCCAGTCCGGCGCATGCTGCGCCAGCAGGTCCGCGTCGATGCGGCCGGCCGCTTCGCCGGGATGCTGCGGCGCCTGCCGGGTCAGCAGCAGGCGCAGGCGGAAATTCGGATGCGTCGCGGCGAGTTCGCGCAGTTCGTCGACGAAACACAGCTCTTCGCGCTGCCGCGCCCAGTACAGCAGGGTCAGCGGCACCGGCATGCCGCGTTGCGCCAGCGCGCGCAGCATCGCCATCAACGGGGTGATGCCGCTGCCGGCGGCGAGGAACAGCCAGGCGCCGTCGACGCGCTCGGGCAGCACCATCTCGCCGAACGCCGGGCCCAGCTCCAGCACGTCGCCGACTTGGGCGCGGTCGTGCAGATGGCGGCTCAGGCGCCCGCCCTCGATCGCCTTGACCGTGATCGCGATGCGCCCGTCGGCGCGCGGCGCGTCGCACAGGCTGTAGCTGCGCGAAACCGTGGCTCCGTCGATGCGCGCGCCGATCATCAGGTGCTGGCCGGCGACGAAGCCGCGCCAGTGCCGGTTCGGCTTCAGGACCAAGGTCACCGCATCGGCCGAGGCCAGCTCGCGCGCCTCGATCCGCGCCAGCGGGCGCTCCCAGCTCCAGGTCGGATGGAGCCTGGAAGCCCAGAAATCAAAGACTTGCGGCTTCACAAAGGGGGCCACCAGGCCGCGCAGGCGGCTGCGCGGGCGATGGACGGCGGGGCGGACGACGGCGTTCATGGGCACAACTATACACATATCCGCACAAATATATGCACACGTGTATAGCAATTCAGCTTAGGGAGTATCATGTCGGCTGCCGCCCCTGTGCCCGCCAGCCCGCCGCCCGTGAGCCAACGCCTCCACCCCGACATCGACGTCGATTCGCACCCGGGCCGCAAGGCGACCATTTCGCGCGAGGACCTGATCGCCGCCGCGCTCAAGCTGATCGGCCCGCATCGCAGCGTGTCCAGCCTGAGCCTGCGCGAGATCGCGCGCGAAGCCGGCATCGCCCCGAACAGTTTCTACCGCCAGTTCCGCGACACCGACGAATTGGCGGTGGCGCTGATCGACCTGGCCGGCCAGTCGCTGCGCAAGATCGTCGGCGAGGCGCGCCAACGCGTCGCCACCCGCCGCAGCGCCGTACGCAGCTCGATCGAAGCTTTCATGGAGCAGTTGCGCGCGGATGACAAACTGCTGCACGTTCTGCTGCGCGAAGGCACGGTCGGCTCGGACGCGTTCAAGCGCGCGGTCGACCGCGAGCTGTCGTTCTTCGAAGAAGAACTGCGGGTCGACCTGATCCGCCTGGCCGGCCACGACGGCGTGACCCTGCACGAACCGGCCCTGGTCGCCCGCTCGATCACTCGCCTGATCTTCGCCATGGGCGCCACCGCGATGGACATGACCCCGGAGAAGGACCGCGAGCTCATCGAAGAGATGAGCACGATGGTGCGGATGATACTGGCCGGTTCGCGGGCGCTGGCGCAGCGGGGCGAAACGCGCGCCAGAACCTGAGGTCACGGTCATGCGGCGTCCGCCTGCGACATACGCAGGCAGACATGGCGCGGTCAGGCCAGCGGAATCTCGATGAACGACATCGGCCGAAGATCGCTATCGGCAACGATGCGGGCGATCGCTTGTAGAAAGTCCGCTACCGCAGCCCTGGGGCCAGTCCCCCAGTTCGCACGCCCATTGCTTGCGAACTCAGCGATCATGGTGATTTCGCTGCGATCCGCTACGCAGATCGATTTCTCCAGGCAAAACACGCGCACCCCTTCTTGCGTCGCCACTGCCGCCAGGTAGTGCGCTTCATTCCGCTCCGGCGGAGGAAAAGAGATCACCACCGCCGGTGCCCCATCGGGCAATGCGGCTCGCCGAGCGCTCAAACCCTGCGGTTCAACTCGCGCCTCCGGCGGCATGTCCTGCGCCAACAGATGCCAGAATTCTTGCAGCGCCTGATCGCCGTCCTCGCTGCCGAACGTTTGCACGAACCATGCAGTGTCGGTAAGCGCAGCACGTGCGAGGAAGTACTTCGCCTGCATAGGCTGCTGACGCTTGCTCTCTGCCATAACTCCCCCTGCGAGACCGGCCAAGCCGCCGGCTTGCCTATTCTGCCGCAGAGTCCCCATGTGCTTCGAGTCAACTGCCTGCGCCCAGATCAAGCCGAATTTCAACAGGGCGCCTGCGGTGTGCTCAGTATCCCCCCGAGGTCGGGGTTGGCGGAATCCGGCGCCGCCTTCCAGTTCGATACCAATCTGATCTCCCGCCGCGAAGCTAGCCGTCCTCTCTTCGCTCAGCCCCTGGATGCAAGCCTCGCTGGCTCGCACATCCGCTCCAACAGTGCGCGCCAGATCGCCTGCGGCGACGCAGCGGCATAGCCCGACTCCTGGGCATCGTTGCATTCGATCACGATCCATCGTCCCTCGACGGTCTTGGCGATATCCACCACGAGGAATGGAACCGCCAATCGACGCGCAGCTTCGCCGGCCAAGGCCAGCCCCACCTCGATATCTCCGCAGGTATACGCAGGTGCTTGATACCAGTACCGCCCCCACCCCAGGCACTCCCCCTGCCACCAGAAACTACGGAATTCCATCGACGCCGGAACTTTACCGGCAATCCCACCGGCAACCGGTTGCAAGGGTACGAACTCGCGGACTGCGGGCCGCTGCCAGGAGAGCACCGGATCCCGCCGGTAACGCTCGGCGACCCAGGCGTATTGTTCGCGATCGCGGATCACCGACAACTGGGCGTTGTGCCGGTTGGTCTGTCGAGAACCCTTCAGGAAGATCGGCCAGGCGAACTCGCTTTCGATCTCTTCGACTCCAGGCAAGGCATCGAAGACCCGAGTTCGCGGCGTCAGGTCGGACAGCAGGGGATACCAGTGCTCGAGTTCGCTCGCACGCGCGTACTCGGCCGGCGAATTGACCGCATGCAGCCCCAGTTCCAGCAGGCCGCTGTAACACCGCGAATAGTCTTCGACGGCACCGATCCGCAACACGCACGGCGTGCCTTCGTCGAAGGACGGCGGGTGACGGCACTTGAAATGGAGTTCGAAATCGAAGTCGTATACGGCAATACCCACTCGCCGCGTAGCCAGCACGAGCGTGTCTTCAAGCAAGGCATAGTCCATTTCGAACGCGATCCGGTGTCTTGCGAAACAGTCTGCCTGCATTGGTGCGTCTCTCCCATCCCGACCGCCCGTCGGAAAACTAAGCCGAACAGGAAACCATGCTTGCGCCGGCCGCCCGGCCCGGCCAATACTTAGCCAATGAGGAAACTATAAGGTCGCCCACGCCATGTCCCTG includes:
- a CDS encoding SRPBCC family protein, producing the protein MHVSLLAERSIAAAPAAVYALVLDGNRFAPLFQGHGPIPGLDRIQPLGPVGVGAVREVRDLRGAVLHERITALEPSERHAYTLYDLPAPLSWLAREGRAEWRFQAMADDPGATRVSWRYDFELTGPWAWPLAWPVLRGAMQPAMRGCLERIAQALEQAWRAERR
- a CDS encoding sterol desaturase family protein, which translates into the protein MEEWILLGLAPVFLILIAVEAWYWRRRAPERYSLRDTASNAALALMHQASDAIAWLLVIGLYYAVYAHRLFDLPPASPWTVAALFVAQDFFYYWFHRASHRIRWLWASHVTHHSSERLNLSTAFRQSLTYPISGMWLFWLPLAWIGFEPRHIVAVVAINLAFQFFVHTQAVGKLGWLEKVFNTPSHHRVHHARNPQYIDRNFAGVLIVWDKLFGTYTEENDAVPCEYGIVGQVRGHNPIRLTFHEWIAMFGDAWRARGLRGALGQLFGPPERSHSHLRAGAAIADAPAQVLGESPK
- a CDS encoding glutathione S-transferase produces the protein MQLLYQTHSPYARKALVFAYEAGLAERIEVIHHETSPTLRNEAVYAQNPLGKVPVLLRPGQAPIFDSDIICAYLDTLHGGRKLIPAEGEARWHALRLQALAQGLADFGIKVRWETVRRPEPLRYPALGEGYAQKLIESYDWLERELDDAAPLHVGHVAIATALSWLEFRELPGFRAGRPRLSAWFDAFERRDSMRATPLSGETHD
- a CDS encoding M20/M25/M40 family metallo-hydrolase, translating into MDFTALQRFVDGYWQAQILPALCDYIAIPCQSPAFDPDWQRSGHMEAAATLMTQWAQRQLAAVEGARVDTLRLPGRTPLILIDVPGDEAAPVLIYGHLDKQPPMDGWAPGRAAWTPVFEDERLYGRGGADDGYALFAAVAALLGLRAQGLAHPRCLILIEASEESGSVDLPAYIEALAPRLGAPGLIVALDAGCGNYRQLWTTTSLRGQVAGTLSIRVLEEGVHSGDACGIVPSSFRIARQLLSRIEDPHSGEVIADFQAQIPPQRRREAEAAAQALGTELLDGFPFRPGVRAAADQTGELALNRAWRAQLAVTGLDGLPAVAAAAAVMQPSLRLKLSLRLPPTVDPVQAGQRLQALLLADPPYAAELEFSLDLLSPGWHAPQTAPWLQASLERASREAFAQPPALIGGGGGIPFLSMLGARYPQAQFLVTGVLGPQSNAHGPNEFLHLPTARRLTAALAQVLHDAADADARRPARAQAAAAA
- a CDS encoding Lrp/AsnC family transcriptional regulator gives rise to the protein MKLDRFDRQLLNLVQEDAGQTADRLAEQVALSPSAIQRRLRKLREQGVIQRDTVVLDPKQVGKPTFFIVALQVERERPELLAQLRKWLTAQAQVQQVFYVTGEADFVLVVTAPDTESYDALMLRMVADNPNIKRFTTNVALSLVKRGLTIPVAPDEDD
- a CDS encoding pyridoxal-phosphate dependent enzyme; this encodes MNDHWLDDPAALWPDYRPTPLLDLPALAHRLGVARVLAKAENERPLGNFKALGGLTAGLRALARATGATDPDDLRRRCRQAPPRLLCASDGNHGLAVTAAAQRAQARARVYLPAAVSAARAQRIAALGGEVVRVGGSYDDAVLAARAAAGRGEGLLIADTSDDRDDPVVADVMAGYGLIARELRAQLPTEARDRPSHVFVQAGVGGLAAALADGLHGTLQATARIVVVEPASAACVMRALAAARPVRLPGELATVAEMLSCGLVSSPALAVLARHRAAALTVDEDELLAAPQRLREHGGPASTPSGGAGLAGLWRAAADPALRERHALDAHSVVLLTITEGAAPA
- a CDS encoding LysR substrate-binding domain-containing protein — its product is MDSKSTYVYFAGMLNLNDLVLFATAVEHGGFAAASRRLGVPKSTVSKRVAALEQELGVRLIHRTSRSFVLTDTGQAFHEHARAALIETEAAENLVRRRAAEPSGRVRMTCNVPVAQEYLAPHLPELARRYPRLHLQLDVSDRMVDVVQDGYDIAVRSHFAPLPDSGLIQRQASVEDIVVVAAPGYLAERGEPRTPQELAGHDALMTGQSARSVWTLSDAAGTTVQVEPQPRLTANEGRVLTAAAVAGLGLTCLPAKICRAELGDGRLRRVLPDWHAGRVTTTLVMPHRRGQLPGVRATVEFLIECLGEPA
- a CDS encoding glutathione S-transferase family protein, whose amino-acid sequence is MSAAKTATSTAAAPILFYGVPSGCSFGSIVALEWAGQPYRLARVEMPEQIHTTAFKALNPVGETPVLVSDRGDVVTESMAILNHIGARAIERGIAFAQGTPQFDELNRMLAFLNTTFFGSFSSLWHVLEHEVDEASHEALVEYGRGRVVQAHAKLETMLGDKRWLLGDRPTLADAYFAGIARWTKYHSVVDRRDYPNLQRLFDQLEADSAVIFAHAIEQQRPAISAGGFQGEVALEEAIADYRLAA
- a CDS encoding acyl-CoA desaturase, coding for MTAKPRNRALGAQELDRFGEELDALRARTLAQVGRIDAAYIRRVVAAVRWFGLGGRLLLFVAAAGLAFGLTWLLWTAAVLGTLSLALSKILENMEVGHNVMHGQYDWMRDPHLDGKTYEWDIVATGDNWRKTHNYQHHTWTNVRGMDDDIGYGLLRLFPEQRWKPFFLAQPVIAVVFALLFEWGVAIQDLRLGRWLTGKTKHRAMWRKFVPVGRKMGKQLLKDYVLFPLLAGPFFLPVLLGNLVANLIRNVWTYTVIFCGHFTIDAEVFPKESVRNESRGHWYLRQLRGSSNLSGGKWMDLMTGNLSHQIEHHFYPDIPAWRYAAMAVEVREICGRYGQHYDTGSLPRQFGEVVWRILRHAWPSRPRARRPLVRAEAQA